A genomic segment from Cumulibacter soli encodes:
- a CDS encoding pilus assembly protein TadG-related protein, whose protein sequence is MIGRRWCQVVRGTRPLSRPRERGDLPGDRGESAGERGSTIPLMLGFFILAGLMLTGGVVASSAFLQLRSLQSACDGAATAAANGFDRGGTHLGANLPFDPDAAQAAVMAYAATTWQGEAAAVSLDVQVNGDQVTVTCEKTAHVPFEVVFAPEGIAQSVTASARAPLAG, encoded by the coding sequence ATGATTGGCAGGCGGTGGTGCCAGGTCGTTCGAGGGACACGGCCGCTGTCGCGCCCTCGCGAACGCGGTGACCTCCCCGGCGACCGTGGTGAATCCGCTGGCGAGCGCGGGTCGACAATCCCGCTGATGCTGGGCTTCTTCATTCTTGCGGGACTCATGCTCACCGGAGGCGTCGTCGCCTCCTCGGCGTTCTTGCAGTTGCGCTCACTGCAGTCCGCCTGCGACGGCGCGGCGACGGCTGCCGCGAACGGGTTCGATCGCGGCGGGACCCATCTGGGCGCGAACTTGCCGTTTGATCCCGACGCCGCGCAGGCAGCGGTGATGGCGTACGCCGCGACGACTTGGCAGGGCGAAGCAGCCGCCGTATCGCTTGACGTGCAGGTGAATGGCGATCAGGTGACCGTCACCTGTGAGAAAACCGCGCATGTGCCGTTTGAAGTGGTATTCGCCCCCGAAGGCATCGCCCAGTCGGTGACGGCTTCGGCCCGAGCTCCGCTGGCCGGTTAG
- a CDS encoding TadE/TadG family type IV pilus assembly protein codes for MRRLGRFCRRIRTDDRGSGVVEFVLLAVIVFIPLTYGVLAFSAVQSTVLASTDAARQAGRAIATASDPSIALERAEYAAALAADAQNIDAAGIQVWTAPADTDCASSDEAYAAALTSGEVFAVCVEIPIRLPLLPELLSSNTATGKYVVAMDSFR; via the coding sequence ATGAGGCGACTCGGGCGATTCTGCCGCCGAATTCGGACCGACGATCGCGGATCGGGCGTTGTCGAGTTCGTTCTGTTGGCCGTGATCGTGTTCATTCCGCTGACATATGGCGTGCTCGCGTTCAGCGCGGTGCAGTCCACCGTGCTGGCGTCCACGGACGCGGCGCGACAGGCCGGCCGTGCAATCGCGACGGCATCGGATCCGAGTATCGCGCTGGAGCGGGCCGAGTACGCCGCCGCACTGGCCGCAGACGCGCAGAACATCGACGCTGCCGGAATTCAAGTATGGACCGCGCCCGCGGACACCGACTGCGCCTCCAGTGATGAGGCGTACGCCGCGGCGTTAACGAGTGGCGAGGTATTCGCGGTGTGCGTTGAAATCCCCATCCGACTGCCGTTGCTTCCCGAGTTACTCTCCAGCAATACCGCGACGGGTAAGTACGTCGTGGCGATGGATTCGTTCCGATGA
- a CDS encoding TadE/TadG family type IV pilus assembly protein → MVEFSMISVLLAAIFFVVLQVGIYLYQRSIIASTTLAAARYAANANVPTEQGSVRAHDLLNDALSDSAAAGITCVASEEVGEGGLLLVVVRCDGSVPSLASVLGPVLPISSEASAIEESQ, encoded by the coding sequence GTGGTCGAGTTCAGCATGATCTCGGTGCTGCTCGCTGCGATTTTCTTCGTCGTACTCCAGGTGGGTATCTACCTCTACCAACGCAGCATCATCGCCAGTACCACGCTCGCCGCTGCACGGTATGCGGCTAACGCGAATGTGCCGACGGAGCAGGGGAGCGTGAGAGCACACGACTTGCTCAACGACGCGTTATCGGACTCCGCCGCGGCCGGGATCACCTGTGTCGCCAGTGAAGAGGTTGGCGAGGGCGGACTGTTATTGGTCGTGGTCCGCTGTGATGGATCGGTGCCGTCGCTGGCAAGTGTGCTCGGCCCAGTGCTGCCAATTAGTAGCGAGGCCAGCGCTATCGAGGAATCCCAATGA
- a CDS encoding type II secretion system F family protein gives MSLTIVGAALGFVAAVGLLLIIFGSPPMRRPSLADRIAPFVRGQTQPSRLLAVPQRQRGSLRQRISPRTRSAVELLDKWVGGSGSVRRRLDALDDGRSIEDIRFEQVIWGALGLAGGAALGVLITLLSGQVQIASALLLAAAGAVGGVLGRDWWLTVQVRKRDERIIAEFPVVAELLALVVTAGESPQGALARVAHLVGGELGRSLESALADTRAGMPITDALEKVARASNLEPLSRFIDGIVIALERGTPLAEVLRAQAADVREQSKRHLLERGARNELSMMIPVVFLLLPTTVILAMFPGLFSIVQLSQ, from the coding sequence ATGAGTCTGACCATCGTCGGTGCGGCTCTGGGATTCGTCGCCGCAGTCGGGCTGTTACTGATCATATTCGGGTCGCCGCCAATGCGGCGTCCCTCGCTGGCTGACCGGATCGCGCCGTTCGTTCGAGGGCAAACGCAGCCCTCGCGGTTATTGGCCGTACCCCAGCGGCAGCGCGGATCTCTGCGGCAACGCATCAGCCCGCGCACCCGGAGCGCAGTGGAGCTGCTGGATAAATGGGTGGGCGGTTCGGGGTCCGTGCGGCGCCGGTTGGACGCACTCGATGACGGTCGTTCGATAGAGGACATCCGTTTCGAGCAAGTGATTTGGGGTGCACTCGGGTTGGCCGGCGGCGCCGCGCTGGGCGTACTCATCACGCTGCTCAGCGGGCAGGTACAGATCGCCTCCGCGTTGCTGCTGGCGGCGGCCGGTGCGGTCGGCGGCGTTCTTGGCCGAGACTGGTGGCTTACGGTGCAGGTGCGAAAGCGGGACGAGCGAATCATCGCGGAGTTTCCCGTGGTTGCTGAACTTCTTGCCTTAGTCGTCACCGCCGGTGAGAGCCCGCAAGGCGCCCTTGCTCGGGTGGCTCACTTGGTAGGTGGTGAGCTCGGTCGTTCGTTGGAAAGCGCCCTGGCCGATACCCGCGCAGGCATGCCCATCACGGACGCGTTGGAGAAGGTGGCGCGCGCCAGCAACCTCGAACCGCTGTCGAGATTCATCGACGGCATCGTCATCGCCTTGGAGCGCGGCACACCGCTCGCCGAAGTACTACGCGCTCAGGCCGCCGACGTCCGGGAACAGAGCAAACGGCACCTGCTGGAGCGCGGTGCCCGCAACGAGTTGTCGATGATGATTCCGGTTGTCTTTTTGCTATTGCCGACAACAGTAATTTTGGCGATGTTTCCGGGGTTGTTCTCAATTGTGCAGTTGTCCCAATGA
- a CDS encoding type II secretion system F family protein: MGALIGLVAGIGMLLIYAALSGAPPRTRTKKVGRRQRLLVESGLRAISSAQLGLIQIAIAAAIGVLVLLTTSSVAIAVLFAVFGGWAPIWWVRRLHTKRQRDLREVWPEAIDHLISAVRAGMSIPEALGALSIRGPEALREPFARFDADYRTSGRFADCLDALKDRLADPIGDRVCETMRVTREVGGNELGVVLTTLGRFVREESRIRAEIDSRKQAAINGARLAVAAPWLVLLLLGTQSTTLAAYDTPLGFALLVGAAAVCVVAYRLMLRLGKLPDETRVLR, translated from the coding sequence GTGGGCGCGCTGATCGGTCTCGTTGCGGGGATCGGGATGCTGCTCATTTACGCAGCGTTGAGCGGAGCACCACCTCGGACGCGTACCAAGAAAGTCGGGCGTCGCCAGCGCCTGCTCGTGGAGTCTGGACTGCGGGCGATCAGCTCTGCGCAACTCGGTTTGATCCAGATCGCGATTGCTGCGGCGATTGGCGTCCTGGTGCTATTGACGACGAGTTCAGTGGCTATCGCTGTGCTGTTCGCAGTCTTCGGCGGGTGGGCGCCGATCTGGTGGGTACGTCGGCTGCACACCAAGCGCCAGCGAGATCTGCGAGAGGTCTGGCCCGAAGCGATCGATCACCTGATCAGCGCCGTCCGTGCAGGGATGTCGATCCCCGAGGCGCTCGGCGCATTGTCCATCCGCGGCCCGGAGGCGTTACGGGAACCGTTCGCGCGTTTTGACGCTGACTACCGCACCTCCGGGCGGTTCGCCGATTGTCTGGACGCGCTGAAGGATCGGCTGGCCGACCCGATCGGTGATCGCGTATGCGAAACCATGCGCGTCACTCGTGAGGTGGGCGGCAACGAACTAGGTGTCGTGCTGACGACACTGGGCCGTTTCGTCCGGGAAGAGTCCCGTATCCGAGCGGAAATCGACAGTCGGAAACAGGCTGCGATCAATGGTGCTCGGCTAGCGGTCGCCGCACCCTGGCTGGTGCTTCTACTGTTGGGTACGCAATCGACGACGTTGGCGGCGTACGACACGCCCCTCGGGTTCGCCCTCCTCGTTGGCGCCGCAGCTGTTTGCGTGGTCGCATATCGGTTGATGCTGCGCCTGGGCAAACTGCCCGACGAGACGCGGGTGCTGCGATGA
- a CDS encoding CpaF family protein, whose amino-acid sequence MVQSAQELVDVEVRELIRRRGVDPLRDPHAVRRLVDEVISDYGDRTLTSSLPPLGDANAIASSVLNTVAGFGPLQPYLDDPEVEELWINQPDRIFVARNGVSELTTVVLTEPELADLVERMLRTSGRRLDLSTPFVDALMPDGSRLHVVIPDITRRHMAINVRKFVVKADRLADLVRLGAVTPHAAAFLEASMIAGLNVIVSGGTQAGKTTILNALASAIPPKERIVTVEEVFELRIKQPDIVPLQTRQENLEGQGAISLRRLIKESLRMRPSRIIVGEVRQAEALDMLIALNSGLPGACSIHANSAREAVQKLCTLPLLAGENITSQFVVPSVASAVDLIVHTRLESAGRRRISEIVALSGRVEGATVEMTDIFSSAGGQLLRAQGFPPHEDRYARAGIDLPRLLDESVMG is encoded by the coding sequence ATGGTGCAGTCGGCGCAGGAACTCGTCGATGTCGAGGTCAGAGAGTTGATCAGGCGTCGCGGCGTCGACCCGCTGCGCGATCCACACGCGGTACGCCGACTCGTTGACGAGGTCATCAGCGACTACGGCGACCGGACACTCACGTCCTCGTTACCGCCGCTGGGGGATGCCAATGCGATCGCCTCATCGGTACTCAACACGGTCGCTGGATTCGGGCCCCTGCAGCCGTACCTCGACGATCCCGAGGTCGAGGAATTGTGGATCAACCAGCCCGATCGCATATTCGTCGCGCGAAACGGCGTGAGCGAGTTGACCACGGTCGTGCTTACCGAGCCCGAGTTGGCTGATTTGGTCGAACGGATGCTGCGCACCTCCGGACGCCGCCTGGACTTGAGTACGCCGTTCGTGGATGCGTTGATGCCCGATGGGTCGCGTCTGCATGTGGTAATCCCGGACATCACGCGACGGCACATGGCGATCAATGTTCGCAAGTTCGTGGTCAAGGCCGACAGGTTGGCCGATCTGGTGCGGTTGGGTGCGGTGACGCCGCACGCTGCGGCGTTCTTGGAAGCGTCCATGATCGCTGGCCTGAACGTGATTGTCAGCGGCGGAACGCAAGCCGGAAAGACGACGATCCTGAACGCTTTGGCGTCGGCGATTCCGCCGAAGGAACGGATCGTAACGGTCGAGGAAGTCTTCGAACTGCGGATCAAACAGCCTGACATCGTTCCGCTGCAGACCCGTCAGGAGAACCTGGAAGGGCAGGGTGCGATCTCGCTCCGACGGCTGATCAAAGAATCGTTGCGAATGCGCCCGTCGCGGATCATCGTCGGCGAGGTGCGGCAGGCCGAAGCGCTGGATATGTTGATCGCGTTGAATTCTGGGCTGCCCGGCGCGTGCTCCATCCACGCCAATTCTGCCCGTGAAGCCGTGCAGAAACTCTGCACCCTTCCGCTTCTCGCCGGCGAGAACATAACCTCGCAGTTCGTGGTGCCGTCAGTCGCCAGCGCCGTCGATCTCATCGTGCACACCAGGCTCGAGTCGGCCGGCCGACGCCGGATCTCGGAGATTGTTGCGCTATCGGGCAGAGTCGAGGGTGCAACAGTAGAAATGACTGACATCTTCAGCAGCGCCGGTGGACAACTCCTGCGGGCGCAGGGATTCCCGCCGCATGAGGATCGGTACGCGCGTGCGGGTATCGACCTGCCTCGGCTGCTTGATGAGTCGGTGATGGGGTAG